A window of Nitratireductor kimnyeongensis genomic DNA:
CGCGGCCCGCCTCAATACGTTTCGCGATGGCGATTTCGCCCTCGCGCGACAGAAGCTCCACCGAGCCCATTTCGCGCAAATACATGCGTACGGGATCGTCGGTACGATCCGTCGGCTCTTTCTTCGTGGTGGTCGTAACGGCGGTCCCTGACTGCGTGGTCAGCTCACCGCCTTCCTCGCTGTCATTGGAATCATTGTCTTCCGAAACCTCATCTTCTTCCACCACATTGATGCCCATATCCGAGAGCATCGCCATCGTGTCTTCAATCTGTTCGGAACTGACTTCGCCAGAAGGAAGGACGGCGTTGAGTTCGTCCATTGTCACATAGCCGCGCTTTTTCGCGGCCTTGATCATCTTCTTGACTGCGTCATCGGAAAGGTCGAGCAATGGGCCGTCGGAGCCCTCGCGTTCGGTTTCGACCTCTTCCTTTTCTTTCGTCGCCATGCTTTGCTTTCTCCAACCGATGGGGGGCCATGCCACCCCGTCGCCGCCGCTGCAACGGCTGTCCGTCGCGGCATCTCGCAACCTGATTCGTGGTCTAGCGTCAGCTGCGTTAATGCCGGATTAACCCTGATACTTAGGTGGACTCCCTGTCACGTCCAATTTCGGTATCTTGTTCTTGCGTGCTGACCTTTCAAATACGCAGCACAGCTCCCTTCTCGAATCGATCCTGATTCCTGCATTCCAGCGCTACGTCAAGGCGATGCGCCGTGATTCGTACCAAAAAAGCGAATCAAGCAGTGATTCGGACACATTTTCGAACTTTACAGGCCCCAACCCCGCATCGATCCATTCTCGTCATCAAGACCGATTCGCACGCCCCGATAGAATGCCGAAGCCTTCGATGAGCGCTTCGGTTGCCTGCAAGTTGCTCAACTCGGCCTGGATCTCAACCAGGTGTCGCGCGTCCTCTTCATTCCAATCATTGGCAAGCGCCAGTTCGGCCGCTTTAAGCTCCTTATGTAGAGAGCCTGCGCGCCGGTGCAAGTGGAGCGTCTGCGCAAAGGCTTCCCGAGCGTCATCAAGAGCAGCATTTTCAAGCGCTGGCCACATATATGCGGATTTCACGCGGGCCTCCGCCTGCTTCCAGACGGAAAGGAGCCCGTCTGCCTCGATTTTTTCCAGAAGAAGCGCGCGGTCGTGCGTCGGATTGTGCGCCACCGCATCAAGGATCGCCATGCGCAGCCGGCCGAGATCGGCGCTCGCCAGCAACATCTGGTCGAGCGCGTCAAAATACTCATCGATCAAAGCCGGATGGTTCACCAGCGAAACCAGAAGTGTGGCCTCTCTGAGTGGCATGGTCGGCGTCGAGCTGCGCACCAATGCGGAACGGGCAAGGCTCTCGGAGACCGCCAGCCGTCCCGAAGCCCCGCCGGGGCGCCCGCCAAAGCCGCGGTTTCGTCCACCACTGCCACCATCGCGGAAAGCGCGCTGTCCACCACGCTGAGACTGATTGCCGCCAAAGAAGGCCCGCGCACGTTCGCGCATATCCTGACTGTAGTGGCGTTTCAGATTTTCGTCGCCGATCCGCGCCGTCAACGCCTGCAGATTGCGCTCCAGTTCAGCACGGCGCTCAGGCGTATCGAACACCTTGCCCGAAGTTTCGCGCATCCAAAGCATGTCAGCGAGGGGCCGTGCTCCTGAGAGCACAGCCGCAAAAGCGTCCGGCCCCTCCTCCCGGACAAGGTCATCAGGATCCTTGCCCTGCGGCAGCAGCGCAAAACGCAAGCTTCGTCCCGGTTGCACAAGCGGCAGCGCAAGATCGGCCGCACGCCATGCAGCCCGTAATCCTGCTTCGTCGCCATCGAAACACAAAACCGGCTCCCCCGACATGCGCCACAGCAGATCCAGCTGGTTGTCTGTCAGGGCCGTCCCCAACGGCGCCACGGCGTTTTCGAAACCCGCCTGGGCTAGCCCGATCACGTCCATATACCCTTCCACCGCGATCACAGGAGCCCCCTTGGCGGCGGAACGGCGCGCCCGGGCGAGATTGTAAAGAACCGTTCCCTTGTGAAAGAGCTCGGTATCCGGTGAATTTAGATATTTGGCGGGTACATCCTTGGACATCGCACGGCCACCAAAGGCGATCACCCGTCCCCGCGCATCCTCGATGGGAAACATGATGCGGTCACGAAAGCGATCATAGGAAACCGGAATGTCAGGACCGAACACAACAAGGCCACAAGCCTCGATCTGGTCCTTCGTAACCCCTTTACCAGCCAAATATTCCTTGAGCGCATTTCGGCTCGAAGGAGCAAAGCCAATGCGAAAAGCCTGTTGAGTGGCGCTTGAAAGTCCGCGCCCGCGCAAATAGGCCCGCGCCTCTGCCCCCTGCTGTTCTTGCAGGATGCTCTGAAAGAACCCCGCCGCCATCTCCATGACGTCAGATAGGGAAGCGCGCTGCTGCTCGCGCCGCTCGGCCTGCGGATCGCGCTGCGGCATGGGCAATCCCGCCATGTCGGCCACCCGCTCCACGGCTTCCGGAAAACTGATGCCATCGAGCTCGGACAAAAACCGGAAGTGGTCTCCTGAAACCCCGCAACCGAAACAGTGGTAACGGCCCTTTCTGTCTTCGCAATGAAAACTCGGCGTATTTTCTCCGTGAAAAGGGCAGCACGCCCAGTAATCTCCACGCGACGCATTTGTCTTCTTGGGATCGAATGTGACACGCGTGCCCACCACCTGCGATATCGGCACGCGGTCACGGAGTTCATCGAGAAAGGAGTTCGGAAAGCGCATTTTTATCCTGCCTACCCGATCATATAAGCATGATCGTCCGCAACCGCGACTCTTGAAGAGGCTTCTTCACGGTATTCACAGCCGGAAAATACAAGAGAGGGTGCCGCCCCGTCATACAACTTAACCGATTGTTCAAGCGCAGATGCTAAACCCCCGGGATCGATTCGAAACGGCCCGGCCGACAAGGTCGGCATTGCAAGCATCAGAATGGCGGTACACGTGCTTACGGTTTACAACTGCATTGTCAATGAACACGATCTCCGGCTTGTAGTACTGGCTGGCGTTCTGGGAGCGATCGCCTCGTTCGCGGCGGTGACGCTTCTTCGGCATCTGCGCAAATCGACAGGCCAAACGCGCCTCTTATGGACGACTGTAGCCGCCATCTGCTTCGGGTTTGGTGTATGGGCCACGCACTTTGTCGCCATGTTGGCATTCTCCCCCGGCATGCCAACCGCTTATGACGTTCCCCTTACGGCCCTGTCCTTGATCCTTGCAATCGTTTGTAGCGGCTTGGGGATGTCGGTTGCGACAGCCCGACCGACCATCGACCACCATCTCGTTGGAGGCTCGATCATCGGAGGTGGAATTGCTGTGATGCATTTTACCGGCATGATCGCTTTTGAAGTGGGGGGGCGGCTTGAATGGAATATGATGCTGGTCGCCGCCTCCGTCATCGCCGGTGTCGTACTTGGTGCCCTTGCCATTCAGATCGCCTTGGCACGCACCTCACAGACGCGAAATCTTTTGGCGAGCCTGACGCTTACGCTTGCTATCTGCACGATGCATTTCACGGCCATGGGCGCCGCCTCGATCATTCCCGATCCCGCGATCACCATATCCCAGTTCTCCGTTCCTTCCACAATTCTTGCGGCCGCCGTTTCTCTCGCAGCGGTCATGATTTTTGCGCTGACGGCTTTGGCCCTTTGGGTCGACATTCGTGACAAGCGCCGCGCCTTGGCAGAAGAGCGCCGCATGCGTGGCCTCGCCAACGCCGCCTTCGAAGGTCTTCTGGTCTGCGATGATACGGTTATTGTCACGGCCAATCAGAGCCTCGCCAAACTGTGCGGGCGGACCATCGAGGAACTGGTGGGAATGGATTTTACGGACCTGTTCGGCACCTTCCAGTTTGATGACGCCGATGCCCAGGAACCCGTCTGGGAGACCACGCTCCAACACGCCAATGGAACGAGCAGGCCAGTTGAACTTCTTTCCCGAACCATTGACTACAGCGCAAAGCCGCATACCGTCATAGCGGTTCGCGACCTGTTCGAACGCAAAAAGGCGGAGGCCGATATCCGTCGCCTGGCCATGAATGACACGCTGACCAATCTGCCCAACAGGCGGAGCTTTACAGCCCAGCTGGAAAAAGAGATGGCAACGCTTTCAGAGAGAAAGTCGATAGCGTTGCTGTGCCTTGATCTTGACCGGTTCAAAGAGGTCAACGATCTGTTCGGCCACGCCGCAGGCGACGCGATGCTACGCAAGGTCGCGGAGAACGCTGGAAGCGTTTTGAGCGAGGGTCAGATGCTGGCGCGTCTTGGCGGTGATGAATTTGCCATCATCGCACCTGGTATTTCAGATCACCAAGAGGCTGCGACACTCGCTGAGAGGATACTTGAAGCCTTCCGAGCGGAGAACGCGCGGGCGAGCAGCGACGGCCTTATGTCTACGAGCATCGGCATCGCCATTTATCCAAGCGATGCGCAAGATCAGGAGATGCTCATCAACCATGCCGACACGGCGCTCTACCGCGCCAAGTCCGAAGGGCGCGACACTTACCGGTTCTATGAACACGCCATGGGCATCGAGGCCCGTTCCCGTAGGATAATGGAGCACGAGCTGCGCCATGCAGTGACCCGGAATGAATTCCACCTTGTGTATCAGCCCCAGAAGAAACTCGATACTGGTGAACTGATCGGCTACGAAGCGCTTCTGCGCTGGCAGCATCCTGAACGGGGAAACGTATCGCCCGGCATTTTCATCCCGGTTGCGGAAGAGAGCGGCGCCATTGTTCCGATCGGCGAATGGGTTCTCAAGACAGCCTGTCAGGCCGCCGTTAGTTGGAAAAGCAACCTGATGGTCGCGGTGAATGTTTCGGCGATCCAGCTTCACAGCGTGAACTTCGTGCAAACGGTCCACCGCATCCTGCTTGAGACCGGATTGTCACCGCATCGTCTCGAAATCGAGATTACCGAAACCGCGTTGGTCCGTGATATGCATCGGGCGCTTACCACGCTGCGTCAGTTAAAAGCTCTCGGAATCCGCGTTGCTATGGACGATTTCGGAACGGGATATTCGTCGCTATCCAATCTGCGCGCCTTCCCCTTCGACAAGATCAAGATTGATGGAAGCTTTATTCGACAGGTCGATACGAATGAACAGGCCGCCACCATCGTTCGCGCGGTTCTGGGTATCGGCCGCGGACTAGGCCTTCCAGTCCTGGCCGAAGGGGTAGAGACTTCCGGCGAGTTGAGCTTTCTAGCGAAGGAACTTTGCCAGATCGGCCAGGGCTACTATCTTGGGCGCCCGAGCCCGCTTGACGATCTGCACGAAGACGATCTGCGCACGAAAGAAAAAAGCGCGGATGCCAACGCGGCCTAAGCATCTCGGAACCGCGGCAGGGCCACTCTTGATGAAGTTTCTGGTTATCTGTCATTCGAGAACGCCCGCAACCCTCCCTGTTCCGGGACAGCGCTTCCAACTTCTGGAAGATGCAGCACGCCCTTCATGGCCCTGCTGACGCAAAATGGCGGCTCATTGAGCCGCCTGTGAGCTTTTTCGAATAATTGTGCTACACGTTCAGCGCAGCATACCTTTGACGATGCCACTGGCCTTGCCGAAATCCAAGCGCCCGGGGAACTTTTCCTTGAGCACATTCATGCATCGGCCCATGTCGCGCAGCCCATCTGCACCAACTTCATGAACCACTTGCGCACACGCTTGCTTGAGATCGTCTTCACCAAGCTGTTTGGGGAGGAACTCGGCAATGACCGCAATTTCCTCGCGTTCCTGCTCAGCAAGCTCCAACCGGTTACCCTCTTCAAAGGCCTTCGCGGATTCCTGTCGTTGCTTAGCCATTTTGGACAAGATCTGCAGTATTTCTTCGTCGCTAACCGGATCCTTTCCGGCTCCGCGATTTGCAATATCCCGGTCCTTGATGGCAGTCTGAACCAGACGCAGCGTAGAAATGCGGCGTTTGTCTTTCTGTTTGACGGCGTCGTTTAACGCCTTGGCGAGTTTCTCGCGCATCATAACACCTGTCTCCCGTCGCTAGGACGAACATAGCTCCGGCCAAGTCACGAAGCAAGCCACAACGCCCCAATAAACCATTGGAAACATTGACATAAATAATTAATTACGAGTGATTGACCGCTTTACAGCCTTTGCCTATTGTCCGTGACCTGCATGGACAATTTCCTTTCGGCCTGAATCCGCCAGCTTTTTGCGTTCTCGTGGATCCGTTTCGCTGGGGCATATGGCCCATGTGCGACTGTCTTTCAAGCCCCCAATGCTCAAGCCCTATTTTCATCCCCCTTGCGTTCGACGGCAAAAAGTGAGAACCGGTCTGCTCGCAGATCATGTTAAGGGAACCTGAGCGTGCGCAGGCCCCTGCCCGCGATGACATTCAGGTACACGAATGATGGAGACCCCAATGGCGATCAAGACCGCCCCCTGGACCACGAGCCGGCCGACTGCCCTGATCGTGTTGGCCGACGGCACTGTGATCGAGGGAAAAGGCGTGGGTGCCGGCGGAGAGGCGATCGGCGAGCTCTGCTTCAACACGGCCTTGACCGGCTATCAGGAGGTTCTGACCGACCCTTCCTATGCCGGCCAGATTGTCACCTTTACCTTCCCGCATATCGGTAATGTCGGTGCCAACGATGAGGATATTGAAGATCTTCATCCTGCTGCTCGCGCCGGAGCAGTCGGTGCCGTTTTCCGCTCCGACATCACGAACCCGTCGAGTTATCGTGCCAGCGGGCATCTTGATGCCTGGCTTAAACGGCGCGGAATCGTTGCCATCAGCGGCGTCGACACACGCGCACTGACTGCGCTTTTGCGTGAAAAGGGAGCA
This region includes:
- the dnaG gene encoding DNA primase, whose amino-acid sequence is MRFPNSFLDELRDRVPISQVVGTRVTFDPKKTNASRGDYWACCPFHGENTPSFHCEDRKGRYHCFGCGVSGDHFRFLSELDGISFPEAVERVADMAGLPMPQRDPQAERREQQRASLSDVMEMAAGFFQSILQEQQGAEARAYLRGRGLSSATQQAFRIGFAPSSRNALKEYLAGKGVTKDQIEACGLVVFGPDIPVSYDRFRDRIMFPIEDARGRVIAFGGRAMSKDVPAKYLNSPDTELFHKGTVLYNLARARRSAAKGAPVIAVEGYMDVIGLAQAGFENAVAPLGTALTDNQLDLLWRMSGEPVLCFDGDEAGLRAAWRAADLALPLVQPGRSLRFALLPQGKDPDDLVREEGPDAFAAVLSGARPLADMLWMRETSGKVFDTPERRAELERNLQALTARIGDENLKRHYSQDMRERARAFFGGNQSQRGGQRAFRDGGSGGRNRGFGGRPGGASGRLAVSESLARSALVRSSTPTMPLREATLLVSLVNHPALIDEYFDALDQMLLASADLGRLRMAILDAVAHNPTHDRALLLEKIEADGLLSVWKQAEARVKSAYMWPALENAALDDAREAFAQTLHLHRRAGSLHKELKAAELALANDWNEEDARHLVEIQAELSNLQATEALIEGFGILSGRANRS
- a CDS encoding sensor domain-containing diguanylate cyclase codes for the protein MAVHVLTVYNCIVNEHDLRLVVLAGVLGAIASFAAVTLLRHLRKSTGQTRLLWTTVAAICFGFGVWATHFVAMLAFSPGMPTAYDVPLTALSLILAIVCSGLGMSVATARPTIDHHLVGGSIIGGGIAVMHFTGMIAFEVGGRLEWNMMLVAASVIAGVVLGALAIQIALARTSQTRNLLASLTLTLAICTMHFTAMGAASIIPDPAITISQFSVPSTILAAAVSLAAVMIFALTALALWVDIRDKRRALAEERRMRGLANAAFEGLLVCDDTVIVTANQSLAKLCGRTIEELVGMDFTDLFGTFQFDDADAQEPVWETTLQHANGTSRPVELLSRTIDYSAKPHTVIAVRDLFERKKAEADIRRLAMNDTLTNLPNRRSFTAQLEKEMATLSERKSIALLCLDLDRFKEVNDLFGHAAGDAMLRKVAENAGSVLSEGQMLARLGGDEFAIIAPGISDHQEAATLAERILEAFRAENARASSDGLMSTSIGIAIYPSDAQDQEMLINHADTALYRAKSEGRDTYRFYEHAMGIEARSRRIMEHELRHAVTRNEFHLVYQPQKKLDTGELIGYEALLRWQHPERGNVSPGIFIPVAEESGAIVPIGEWVLKTACQAAVSWKSNLMVAVNVSAIQLHSVNFVQTVHRILLETGLSPHRLEIEITETALVRDMHRALTTLRQLKALGIRVAMDDFGTGYSSLSNLRAFPFDKIKIDGSFIRQVDTNEQAATIVRAVLGIGRGLGLPVLAEGVETSGELSFLAKELCQIGQGYYLGRPSPLDDLHEDDLRTKEKSADANAA
- a CDS encoding GatB/YqeY domain-containing protein → MREKLAKALNDAVKQKDKRRISTLRLVQTAIKDRDIANRGAGKDPVSDEEILQILSKMAKQRQESAKAFEEGNRLELAEQEREEIAVIAEFLPKQLGEDDLKQACAQVVHEVGADGLRDMGRCMNVLKEKFPGRLDFGKASGIVKGMLR